From one Pempheris klunzingeri isolate RE-2024b chromosome 5, fPemKlu1.hap1, whole genome shotgun sequence genomic stretch:
- the fjx1 gene encoding four-jointed box protein 1, protein MRAVSANFFALLFLCALASVFYVWSALESRLERHKRRFSVPGGGSFHQGLPADLSAKTFRVLLAVPPAQRPHLGGRLEAHNHSDQTVSAGSRDYHVNGDNKRSARREGPVKLGSPVEDGIFWSEWLEDLLPAGFTEEYARTWRERARTRRIVKLEPGCGRISNQLATFADGTKACVRYGINADQVQGETLTYYLASLLGITNLPPLALSQLSSDSDQWAAVRTRIDGLQWSDRAVVSLTEWVSNLTGVVTPAPLRQESSGLHPVLEELRSKTTAELLELMQWTDLIIFDYLTANFDRLVSNLFSLQWDSRVMERDTNNLLKTPRGDLVFIDNEAGLVHGFRVLNMWEKYHNTVLSSVCLFRKRTTQRVAELHRRRDSRKRLLELYRDSEPLSLELGFLSDEHAGVLQDRIDRLYKHILHCKGKYSQL, encoded by the coding sequence ATGAGGGCTGTTTCGGCAAACTTCTTCGCTCTCCTTTTCCTGTGCGCCCTTGCAAGTGTTTTCTACGTGTGGAGCGCGCTGGAGAGCCGCTTGGAGCGACACAAACGGAGGTTCTCAGTACCGGGCGGGGGGTCCTTTCACCAAGGTCTCCCAGCGGACCTCTCCGCTAAAACTTTCCGGGTATTGCTCGCTGTCCCACCGGCACAAAGACCGCACTTGGGGGGCAGGCTTGAGGCGCACAACCACAGTGATCAAACTGTCTCTGCAGGAAGTCGAGATTACCATGTGAATGGGGATAACAAGAGGTCAGCGCGGCGGGAGGGCCCGGTCAAGTTAGGCTCCCCGGTGGAGGATGGGATATTTTGGAGTGAATGGCTGGAAGATCTCCTCCCTGCGGGCTTCACTGAGGAATACGCTCGGACTTGGCGAGAGAGAGCCAGGACACGCCGGATAGTGAAGCTGGAGCCGGGATGCGGCAGGATATCTAACCAGCTCGCCACTTTTGCGGATGGGACCAAAGCGTGTGTGCGTTACGGGATAAACGCGGATCAGGTGCAAGGGGAAACTTTGACATATTACCTTGCCAGTTTGCTCGGCATCACGAACCTGCCTCCTCTAGCGCTGTCCCAGCTGAGCAGCGACAGTGATCAGTGGGCGGCCGTGAGGACGCGGATAGATGGCTTACAGTGGAGCGATCGCGCCGTGGTTTCTCTCACCGAGTGGGTCTCCAACCTCACCGGGGTGGTCACACCTGCGCCGCTCCGACAGGAGAGCAGCGGGCTGCATCCTGTGCTCGAGGAGCTCCGGAGCAAGACGACGGCGGAGCTGCTGGAGCTCATGCAGTGGACCGACCTGATCATATTCGACTACCTGACCGCAAACTTTGACAGGCTCGTCAGCAATCTGTTCAGCTTGCAGTGGGACTCGCGCGTAATGGAGAGGGACACAAATAACCTCCTCAAAACACCCCGCGGTGACCTTGTGTTCATAGACAACGAGGCCGGACTCGTGCACGGCTTTCGGGTGTTGAACATGTGGGAGAAATACCACAATACGGTTCTGAGCTCCGTGTGTCTGTTCAGAAAAAGGACCACGCAGCGCGTGGCGGAGCTGCACAGGCGCAGAGACTCCAGGAAAAGGCTGCTGGAGCTCTACAGAGACAGCGAGCCTTTGTCTCTGGAACTGGGATTTCTCTCAGACGAGCatgccggtgttctccaggaCAGGATAGACAGattatacaaacacattttgcattGCAAAGGGAAGTACAGTCAGTTGTGA